In Chrysoperla carnea chromosome 2, inChrCarn1.1, whole genome shotgun sequence, the following proteins share a genomic window:
- the LOC123291931 gene encoding facilitated trehalose transporter Tret1-like — protein MKKAQLGSPNDNNTSNNKKITTFRKVFPQLFAVSAKNLLMLTYGLTIGIPTIAIPALSGDTSKRSSDELILSKEQISWISSINYIMVPIGCALSGVCTQPLGRKKSMLLINIPFIVAWLVLHYGRQVEFLYLGFALTGFTGGFLEAPVLTYVAEITQPHLRGMLAATSSMSVIFGIFIQFLLGTFLNWRTICLINISSPIIAIISLTFIPESPHWLILKHRYDDAKASLCWLRGWCEVDQIMDEYNEIYMTVHKVEPNDKTPQNDATQKTVSRFNLSDYGKRTFLLPYFLVSFSFCLGHFSGMTTLQTYAVKIFDTLKAPIDKYYATLILGIVELVGSLLCVILVHYTGKRLITFVSTIGCSCCFLIVGTYAYFLKIDTELSETITQYNWIPTTLLITSAFLSHIGIRLLPWILIGEVFTNETRSNAAGLAGGAGYIFGFLSNKTFFSMINLLTWPGVFWFYGLFGLIGTILLYFILPETEGKPLGEIELHFAGVKKLRNSVRRKRKNETSITNLQGTKGITGIPDKVILESETVDSKL, from the exons gaaAGCACAACTTGGATCACCAAATGACAACAATACATCAAACAATAAAAAGATAACAACATTTCGTAAAGTGTTTCCACAATTATTTGCAGTAtctgcaaaaaatttattaatgttaacATATGGATTAACAATTGGTATACCAACAATTGCAATACCAGCATTAAGTGGTGATACAAGTAAACGAAGTAGTGATGAATTAATATTAAGTAAAGAACAGATATCATGGATAA gttctataaattatataatggtTCCTATTGGATGTGCTTTAAGTGGTGTTTGTACACAGCCAttaggtagaaaaaaatcaatgttaCTTATAAATATACCATTTATAGTTGCGTGGTTAGTATTACATTATGGACGTcaagttgaatttttatatttaggatTTGCTTTAACTGGTTTTACGGGTGGATTTCTTGAAGCACCG GTACTAACATACGTTGCGGAAATAACTCAACCACATTTACGTGGAATGTTAGCGGCAACGAGCTCAATGAGTGTgatatttggaatttttatccaatttttattagGTACATTTCTAAATTGGCGAACAATATGTTTGATAAACATATCATCACCAATAATTGcaattatatcattaacatTTATACCAGAGAGTCCACATTGGCTAATATTAAAACATCGTTATGACGATGCAAAAGCTTCCTTATGTTGGCTTCGTGGCTGGTGTGAAGTAGATCAAATCATGGATGAATACAATGAAATCTACATGACTGTACATAAAGTTGAACCGAACGATAAAACGCCACAAAACGATGCCACACAAAAAACCGTATCTAGATTTAATTTGTCCGATTATGGAAAGCGGACATTCTTATTGCCATACTTTTTAGTAAGTTTCTCATTTTGTTTGGGTCATTTCTCTGGAATGACAACTTTACAAACATACGCCGTGAAAATATTCGATACACTAAAAGCTCCTATCGATAAATATTATGCGACTTTAATATTAGGTATTGTAGAATTAGTTGGCTCTTTATTATGCGTAATTTTAGTACATTACACGGGTAAACGATTGATAACATTTGTTTCAACAATTGGATGTtcgtgttgttttttaattgttggaACATACGCGTACTTTTTGAAAATCGATACTGAATTAAGTGAAACAATCACACAATATAATTGGATCCCAACAACACTACTAATAACATCCGCTTTCCTATCACATATCGGTATTCGATTATTACCATGGATATTAATTGGGGAAGTTTTTACGAATGAAACACGATCAAATGCAGCGGGTTTAGCTGGTGGTGCTGgatatatttttggatttttatcaaataaaacttttttctcaaTGATTAATTTACTAACATGGCCTGGTGTATTttggttttatggtttatttggTTTGATTGGTACAAttttactgtattttattttaccagAAACAGAGGGGAAACCATTGGGTGAAATTGAATTACATTTTGCTggtgtaaaaaaattacgtaatAGTGTGAGACGTAAGAGAAAAAATGAAACGAGTATAACTAATTTACAGGGTACAAAAGGTATTACTGGTATACCGGATAAAGTGATTTTAGAATCAGAGACTGTTGAttcgaaattataa